The DNA region CCAACACGCTGGTGACGTAGTTCTTGACCGTCTTCTCCGCCAGGAACAGCCGCTCGGCGATCTCCCGGTTCGACAGGCCCTCGCCGACCAGCGCGAGCACCTCCCGCTCCCGCTCGGTCAGCCCGGCCAGGTCATCCGGCCGACGCATCCGGTCGAGGACCCGGGCCGTCGTCACCGGGTCAAGCAGCGACCGCCCCGCCGCCACCTCGCGCACGGCGGTCACCAGATCCTGGCCGCGCACCTGCTTGAGCAGATACCCCGCGGCTCCCGCCATGATCGCCTCCACCAGCGCCCGCTCGTCATCGAACGCCGTCAGGACCAGGCAGGCAGGCGGGGGTGTCAACGCCCGCAGCGACCGGCACAGGTCGACCCCGTTGCCGTCCGGCAGCCGCACGTCGACCACCGCCACGTCAGGCTCGTTGGTCGTCGCCCGGACCAGCGCCTCGGCGACCGACCCGGCCTCGGCGACCACCTCGACGCCGTCCTCGCCGTCGAGCAGGTCGCGCAGCCCGCGGCGGACCACCTCATGGTCATCCACCAACAGGACCCGAATCATGGCTCAGAGCTTACGGAGTCGAACCCGACTGATCCGGTGATCGGAGCCCTTGCGCAGAACCAGGGTGGCCCGCGGCCTGGTCGGCAGGATGTTGTTGATCAGGTTCGGCTCGTTGGTCCGCTTCCACAGCCGCTCGCCCTCCTCCTGCGCCTGCTCGTCGGTGAGCGCGGCGTAGTGGTGGAAGTGCGAGGCAGGATCCGCGAAGGCGGTGCCGCGGAAGGCTAGGAAGCGGTCGATGTACCAGCGCTCGATGTCGTCGGGGTGGGCGTCGACGTAGATCGAGAAGTCGAACAGGTCCGACACCGCCAGCCGCGGGCCTGGCTGCAGGACGTTGAGGCCCTCCACGATCAGGATGTCCGGCCTGCGCACGACCTGTTCCTCGCCGGGCAGGATGTCGTAGGCCAGATGTGAGTAGACCGGGGCGCGGACCTCGTCGGCGCCCGCCTTGACCTCCGAGACGAACCGCAGCAGCGCGCGCCGGTCGTAGCTCTCCGGGAAGCCCTTGCGGCTCATCAGCCCGCGCCGGATCAGCTCGGCCTTGGGGAAAAGGAAGCCGTCGGTGGTTACCAGGTCGACCCGCGGATGGTCCGGCCAGCGGGCCAGCAGGGTGCGCAGCAGGCGCGCGGTGGTCGACTTGCCGACCGCGACGCTGCCCGCGATGCCGATCACGAACGGCACCTTGGTCGCCTCGTGCGCGTCCTCGCCCAGGAACGCCGTGGTCGCCTCGTAGAGCCGCTGCCTGGCCTCGACCTGCAGCGAGATCAGCCGCGACAGGGGCAGATAGACGTCGACGACCTCTTCCAGGTCGACCGGGTCACGCAGGCCGCGCAGCTCGACCAGTTCGGCGAGCGTCAGCGGCAGCGGGGTCGACTCCCGCAGCTGCCGCCACTGCTCGCGGCGGAGTTCGACGTACGGACTCAGCTCGCGCACCCGCGCCATGTCCGACTCCCTGCCGCCGGTGTGAGGACTTAGGCGACAAGGTAGGTGCTCTAGGGGGGTTTCCGCTGTGATGGATTACACCGTTCGAGGGATGGATCGTGTGGTGCACATGACGGCGAAGTGAACCCCGCACCTGTGGTAGGTGACGCTGCGGCTCAGGACTGGCCGAAGACCTCGTCCCAGGCCGCGGCGACCTGACGTGCGCAGACAGCGGGTTCGACGTGCCCTACGCCGGTGCCGAGGCCGGGCATCGCGATGGTCCGCACGGCCGCGCGGACCGGGGTGCCGTCGTCCAGGACGGCGTCGCGCCACAGCCGAAAGACAGCGCGCGCGGCGAGGAACGGGTGGACCGTGTCGGGCGCCAGCACCGTCGACGGCTCGCGCATGGTCGGCGCGCTGATCAGCCATGCGGGCCGCGCGGCACCGGTCGGCACGATCAGCGCCTCGCCGACGGGCAACTCGCCGCCGTGATAGGCCAGCACGGCGCTGCGCACGCTCTGCTCGACGCTGGGGAAGGTCTCGGCGTAGACCGCGTCGATGCCGCCGCGCATCCAGCCGTAGGAGTTGGCGGGCGAGACCACCGCGTCCGCCCCACAGTCCACAGTGGAGCCTCGATGCACGCGCACCGTCGCTCGGTCGGACGCCGCGGTGTCCCAGGCGGCGGCGAGCTGGTCGCTCACCGCGCACAGCACCAGGTCGAGCGCGCCGACGTCCGAACGCAGGTCGGTGGCCCTCCCCGTCTCCGAATCCGCGCTCACGCGTGCCAGCATGGCAGCACGATCGTCGCTGGGTAACCGCCATTTGGCATGTGCCACATCCGCTCATCAGGGCCTGCTCGTCCTGCGTACTGTGGGGCCGTGCCGAGAACCGCCTATTTCGGACCGCAGGGCACCTTCACCGAGCAGGCCGCCCGCGGTTTCGACGAGCGCGCCGAACTGGTCCCGCTGCCCACCATCCCCGAGGCCGTCGCCGCGCTGCGGTCCGGCGCCGTCGACTTCGCCTGCGTGCCCATCGAGAACTCCGTCGAGGGCGCGGTGTCGGCCACCATGGACACCCTCGCCGTGGCCGAACCCGTGGTCGCCGTCGGCGAGCACGTTCTGCCGATCCGTTTCTCCCTGCTCGTGCGCCCCGGCGTGGTGGCCGCCGACATCAAGACCGTCGCCAGCCACCCGCACGCGCTGGCCCAGGTGCGGACCTGGCTCGGCGCCAACCTGCCCGACGCCCGCCAGCTCGCCTCCACCTCGACCGCCGCCGCCGCGGTCGGCGTCCTCGACGGCGAGTTCGACGCCGCGATCACCGCGCCCGTGGCCGCGTCGCACTACCCGCTGACCGTCCTGGCGAGCGACATCGCCGACGAACCCGACGCGGTGACCCGGTTCCTGCTGCTCAGCCGCCCCGGCCAGGTCCCCGCGCGGACCGGCGCCGACCGCACGTCGGTGATCGTCATCGTGGCCCACCGTCCCGGCGAGCTGGCCGCGATGCTCACCGAGCTGGCCTTGCGCGGGATCAATCTCTCCCGCATCGAGTCGCGCCCGCTGCGCGCCCGCTTCGGCGAGTACCGCTTCTACCTGGACTTTGACGGCCACGTCAGCGAGGCGCGGGTCGGCGACGCGCTCGCCGCGCTGCACCGGCGCAGCCAGGAAGTCCGCTTCCTCGGCTCCTATCCGAAATCGGATGGCGCCGCGTCGGTCGCCGCACCGGGCACACTCGACAGCGACTATGACGCGTCCGCGGCGTGGATCGCCACGCTGCGCGGGAAGGAGCTCGGGTGAGCGAGCTTGCGAGCGAACCAATGTCACAGGGTTCAGAGTCGAGCGGTCGCCGAGCGGCCGTCGTGAGTTCCTTAAGGCTGATGCTTGTTAGACACGGTGAGACATCGGCCAACGTCAAGCATGTGCTCGACTCGCGGCCGCCGGGGCCGCCGCTCACCGAACTCGGCCGCAGGCAGGCCGAAGCCCTCGCCGACCGGCTCGCCCACGAGCCCATCGTCGCCATCTACGCCAGCACCGCCATCCGCACCCAAGAGACCGCCGCACCGCTGGCCAAGGCGCACGGGCTGCCGGTCGAGGTGCTCGACGGCGTGCACGAACTCCAGGTCGGCGACCTGGAGGGCCGCAGCGACGCCGACGCCCTGACCGAGTTCGGCAAGGTCTTCCTGCGCTGGACCGCGGGCGACCTCACCCCGGCGATGCCCGGCGGCGAGAGCGGCGAGCAGATCCTGGAGCGCTACCTCGCCGCGATCGACAAGATCCGTGCCGACCACCCGGACGGCCTGGTCGTCGTCGCCACGCACGGCGGGGTGATCCGGCTCGTCGCCGAGTTCATCGCCGACAACGTCGGGCCGCAGCTGGCCAACGCCGGGCTGATCCCCAACACCGGGCACGTGCTGCTGCAGGCCACCGAGCCCGGCTGGCACTGCGTCGAGTGGACCGGCGTCGAAATCTAGTCGCACCGAGGTAAATCGGGCGTGGATTGTCGGCCGGTCGGTCTAGGGTCCGAAAAGCAGGTGTCCCTGGTGGACGCCTCGACCTCGACTCGAAGCCAGAACAATCGATCTTGGAGAAATGCTGATGCCCCCCTCCGCGTCCCGGGTCGCGGTCCGTGCGGAGGCGCTGGTGAAGACCTACGGGTCCACCCGCGCCCTCGACGGAGTCGACCTGGAGATCCCCTCGGGGACGGTGCTGGGCCTGCTCGGGCCCAACGGCGCAGGCAAGACAACCGCCGTGCGCATCCTGACCACCCTGCTCAAACCAGACTCCGGCCGCGCGTTCGTGGCCGGTCACGACGTGCTCGCCGACCCGGACGCGGTCCGCCGCTCGATAGGACTGTCCGGTCAGTACGCCGCCGTCGACGAGAACCTGACCGGCCACGAGAACCTGTACATGGTCGGCAGGCTCTACGGCATGACCAGGCCGGACGCCAAGGCCAGGGCCAAGGAGCTGATCAGCCGGTTCCGGCTGGTCGAGGCGGGCGACCGGCCCGCGAAGACCTACTCCGGCGGTATGCGCCGCAGGCTCGACCTCGCGGGCGCGCTGGTCGCCGAACCGACGGTCGTCATCCTGGACGAGCCGACCACCGGCCTGGACCCGCGCGGCCGGATGGACACCTGGGAGGTCATCGGCGAGTTGGTCGCCGACGGCGCCACCGTCCTGCTCACCACCCAGTACCTCGAAGAGGCCGACCAGCTCGCCGACACGATCCTGGTGATCGACCACGGCAAGGTCATCGCCAAGGGCACCGCCGACCAGCTCAAGAACCGCATCGGCGGCGAGCGGCTGGAGGTCGTGGTCGGCGAGCAGGCCGAGGTGGAGAAGGCCAGGCAGATCCTGTTCTCCGTCGGCTCGGGCGAGCCCGCCGTCGACGAACACCAGCGGCGGGTGACGGTCAAGGTCGACACCGGCCCGAAGGCACTGGTGGAGGCGCTGCGCAGGCTCGACCAGGAGAGCGTCGCCGTGCTCGACGTCGCGCTGCACCGGCCGACCCTCGACGACGTGTTCCTCGCCCTGACCGGCCACTCGGCCGAGGACAAGCCCGCGGCCGACGCCAAGGCCAAGCGCGGCACGAAGGGGGCTTCCTGATGAGTGTGATCACCGCGAACGCCCGCGACAGCGGCGTGCTGACCTGGCGCAACCTGATGAACGTGCGCCGCCAGCCCGACCTGCTGCTCGGCGCGACCCTGCAGCCGATCATGTTCGTGCTGCTGTTCGCCTATGTCTTCGGCGGCAGCATCGGGCAGGACCCGGACGCCTACCGCGAGTTCCTGATGGGCGGCATCTTCGCCCAGACGGTCGCGTTCAACTCCGCGTACACCACCCTGGGCATGGCCGCCGACCTGGAGAAGGGCGTCATCGATCGGTTCCGGTCGCTGCCGATGTCTCGCGCCGCGGTGTTGCTGGGCCGCACCTTCTCCGACCTGGTGGTCAGCGCGATCGGCTTGATCGTCATGTCGGTCTGCGGCCTCATCGTGGGCTGGCGCATCCGCGGCAGCTTCGTCGACGCCGTCCTCGGCTTCGCGATCCTGCTGCTGTTCTCGTTCGCGATGTCGTGGATCGGCGCGTGGATCGGCATGTTGTCGGGCAACGTCCAGGTCGCGCAGAGCGCGGGCTTCATCTGGATGTTCCCCGTGTCATTCGTGTCATCGGCGTTCGTCTCGGCGGCGTCGATGCCGGGTCCGCTCAAGGTCGTCGCCGACTGGAACCCGGTCACCGCGGTCGCCGACGCGGCCCGCGAGCTGTTCGGCAACCCGCGTCCGGGCATCCTGGAGGCCTCGCGGGACAGCTGGCCCGCGCAGCAGCCGGTGCTGTGGGCAGTGCTGTCGTGCGTGATCATCCTGGTGATCTTCATGCCGGTCGCCGTGGCGAAGTACCGCAAGGTCGCGAGCAAGTAGTCAGGCCCGGGCGGTCACCGTGTCGATCTCGGCACGGTGGCCGCTCAGCGCGAACCACGCCCAGGCGGCCAGCGCCAGCTGCGCCGCCCCGGAGATCGCGAACACCGCTCTCGTCCCGAAGGACGCGGCGAGCAGACCGCCGAGCAGGGCACCGACCGGGATCGCGCCCCACACCGCGGTGCGCCACACACCCAGGACCCGGCCGAACAGGTGGTCGGGCACCAGCGCGTGACGCAGGGTCCCGAGGATCACGTTGAGCACGACGACCGCCGCGGCGAACACGCCGAACAGCAGGCTCGCCGCCGCCGGGTCGGCCGCCGACGACATCGCCGCGAACGCCAGCCCGCAGGCCACCACGGCCCCGGTGAACACTGTCCGCCGCGACAGCAGCTGGGTCAGCCGCGGCGCGAAGAGCGCCCCGATGATCCCGCCCGCGCCGCCGACCAGCGCGAACACGCCGAACCCCGCCTCGGTCAGCCGGATGTCCTGCAGCGCGTAGAGCACCAGCAGCGCCTGGGCGAGCTCGGTGGCCAGGGCCATCGCGGCGGCGAAGACGGCCAGCCGGAGCATCAGCGCGTTGCCGCGCAGCCAGCGCACGCCCTCGCCGATCTGCGTCCGCACCGAAGGCGCCGGACCGGTGACCGCGGGCCGGAACCGGCCGCGGATGGCCACCAGCAGCACGGCGGCCACGACGAACCCGACTGAGTTCAACAGGAACGGCATCGCCGCGAACACCGCGAAGGTCAGGCTGCCCAGCGGCCCGCCGAGGAACGTCTGCCCGACGATCTCGACCGACTGGAGCTTTCCGTTGGCCGACTCCAGTCCGTCACGATCGACCACCGCCGGAACCAGCGCCTGCGCCGCGTTGTCCGCGACCGTCTCCACGGCCCCGAGCAGCAAGGCCGTCACGTAGAGCAACCACACTGACGCGGCGCCCGCCAGCACCACCAATCCGAGAACCCCGACGATCACCGCGCGTGACACATTGGCGAGCAGCATCGCCCTTCGCCGGTCCACCCGGTCGATCAACACCCCGCTGAGCGAGGCGAACAGCAGCCACGGCAGGAACGCGGTCGCGGACAACCCCGCGATCAGCACCGGGTCGCGGGTGAGGCTCGCGGCCAGCAGCGGAAAGGCGACCTTGCCGATCCCGTCGCCCAGATTCGACAGCCCGCTGGACCCGAGCAGCCATCGCAGGCGATTGTCCTTGGCCACCCCGTCGCCCCCCACCGGCACGATGGGTAATCGCGCCGAGCCCGTTCCCGCCATGCCGAGGACGCTACTGAGGGTGTGCGCGCGATCACTAGCTCCGAACGGGCGTTGTCCCGGCTCAGCGGCACCACCACTCGTCCGCGCGCACCGAACCCGCTCGGTGAGTGACTGAGCGTAACTCGACGGGCGCCCA from Alloactinosynnema sp. L-07 includes:
- a CDS encoding response regulator transcription factor; protein product: MIRVLLVDDHEVVRRGLRDLLDGEDGVEVVAEAGSVAEALVRATTNEPDVAVVDVRLPDGNGVDLCRSLRALTPPPACLVLTAFDDERALVEAIMAGAAGYLLKQVRGQDLVTAVREVAAGRSLLDPVTTARVLDRMRRPDDLAGLTEREREVLALVGEGLSNREIAERLFLAEKTVKNYVTSVLAKLGMQRRTQAVAWVARRAT
- the coaA gene encoding type I pantothenate kinase, whose product is MARVRELSPYVELRREQWRQLRESTPLPLTLAELVELRGLRDPVDLEEVVDVYLPLSRLISLQVEARQRLYEATTAFLGEDAHEATKVPFVIGIAGSVAVGKSTTARLLRTLLARWPDHPRVDLVTTDGFLFPKAELIRRGLMSRKGFPESYDRRALLRFVSEVKAGADEVRAPVYSHLAYDILPGEEQVVRRPDILIVEGLNVLQPGPRLAVSDLFDFSIYVDAHPDDIERWYIDRFLAFRGTAFADPASHFHHYAALTDEQAQEEGERLWKRTNEPNLINNILPTRPRATLVLRKGSDHRISRVRLRKL
- a CDS encoding macro domain-containing protein, whose product is MSADSETGRATDLRSDVGALDLVLCAVSDQLAAAWDTAASDRATVRVHRGSTVDCGADAVVSPANSYGWMRGGIDAVYAETFPSVEQSVRSAVLAYHGGELPVGEALIVPTGAARPAWLISAPTMREPSTVLAPDTVHPFLAARAVFRLWRDAVLDDGTPVRAAVRTIAMPGLGTGVGHVEPAVCARQVAAAWDEVFGQS
- the pheA gene encoding prephenate dehydratase, which produces MPRTAYFGPQGTFTEQAARGFDERAELVPLPTIPEAVAALRSGAVDFACVPIENSVEGAVSATMDTLAVAEPVVAVGEHVLPIRFSLLVRPGVVAADIKTVASHPHALAQVRTWLGANLPDARQLASTSTAAAAVGVLDGEFDAAITAPVAASHYPLTVLASDIADEPDAVTRFLLLSRPGQVPARTGADRTSVIVIVAHRPGELAAMLTELALRGINLSRIESRPLRARFGEYRFYLDFDGHVSEARVGDALAALHRRSQEVRFLGSYPKSDGAASVAAPGTLDSDYDASAAWIATLRGKELG
- a CDS encoding histidine phosphatase family protein, which codes for MLVRHGETSANVKHVLDSRPPGPPLTELGRRQAEALADRLAHEPIVAIYASTAIRTQETAAPLAKAHGLPVEVLDGVHELQVGDLEGRSDADALTEFGKVFLRWTAGDLTPAMPGGESGEQILERYLAAIDKIRADHPDGLVVVATHGGVIRLVAEFIADNVGPQLANAGLIPNTGHVLLQATEPGWHCVEWTGVEI
- a CDS encoding ATP-binding cassette domain-containing protein, with amino-acid sequence MPPSASRVAVRAEALVKTYGSTRALDGVDLEIPSGTVLGLLGPNGAGKTTAVRILTTLLKPDSGRAFVAGHDVLADPDAVRRSIGLSGQYAAVDENLTGHENLYMVGRLYGMTRPDAKARAKELISRFRLVEAGDRPAKTYSGGMRRRLDLAGALVAEPTVVILDEPTTGLDPRGRMDTWEVIGELVADGATVLLTTQYLEEADQLADTILVIDHGKVIAKGTADQLKNRIGGERLEVVVGEQAEVEKARQILFSVGSGEPAVDEHQRRVTVKVDTGPKALVEALRRLDQESVAVLDVALHRPTLDDVFLALTGHSAEDKPAADAKAKRGTKGAS
- a CDS encoding ABC transporter permease, which produces MSVITANARDSGVLTWRNLMNVRRQPDLLLGATLQPIMFVLLFAYVFGGSIGQDPDAYREFLMGGIFAQTVAFNSAYTTLGMAADLEKGVIDRFRSLPMSRAAVLLGRTFSDLVVSAIGLIVMSVCGLIVGWRIRGSFVDAVLGFAILLLFSFAMSWIGAWIGMLSGNVQVAQSAGFIWMFPVSFVSSAFVSAASMPGPLKVVADWNPVTAVADAARELFGNPRPGILEASRDSWPAQQPVLWAVLSCVIILVIFMPVAVAKYRKVASK
- a CDS encoding MFS transporter, which codes for MAGTGSARLPIVPVGGDGVAKDNRLRWLLGSSGLSNLGDGIGKVAFPLLAASLTRDPVLIAGLSATAFLPWLLFASLSGVLIDRVDRRRAMLLANVSRAVIVGVLGLVVLAGAASVWLLYVTALLLGAVETVADNAAQALVPAVVDRDGLESANGKLQSVEIVGQTFLGGPLGSLTFAVFAAMPFLLNSVGFVVAAVLLVAIRGRFRPAVTGPAPSVRTQIGEGVRWLRGNALMLRLAVFAAAMALATELAQALLVLYALQDIRLTEAGFGVFALVGGAGGIIGALFAPRLTQLLSRRTVFTGAVVACGLAFAAMSSAADPAAASLLFGVFAAAVVVLNVILGTLRHALVPDHLFGRVLGVWRTAVWGAIPVGALLGGLLAASFGTRAVFAISGAAQLALAAWAWFALSGHRAEIDTVTARA